A genomic segment from Deltaproteobacteria bacterium encodes:
- a CDS encoding helix-hairpin-helix domain-containing protein: protein MKREIAEAPFPVGRVLAAVLLAACLVLVRHGASRMSGRPAPPPEYRVHTDGVFRPIDLNSASFEELTDLPGIGEKRAEAILKLRCDLGFFLVTEDLLLSPSIGVKHLAALRPYVTTKSARRDTDPA, encoded by the coding sequence ATGAAAAGGGAGATAGCTGAGGCGCCATTTCCTGTAGGGCGCGTCCTTGCTGCGGTCCTTTTGGCTGCATGCCTTGTGCTGGTCCGTCATGGCGCTTCCCGGATGAGTGGTCGGCCTGCGCCGCCCCCTGAATACCGCGTCCACACTGATGGGGTCTTTCGCCCGATTGACCTCAATTCCGCGTCTTTCGAGGAACTGACGGATCTTCCGGGGATAGGAGAAAAACGCGCAGAGGCCATCCTTAAGCTCCGTTGCGACCTCGGATTCTTTCTCGTCACCGAGGATCTCCTCCTTTCCCCGTCCATAGGGGTCAAACACCTCGCTGCCCTGCGGCCTTATGTCACCACAAAGTCCGCAAGACGAGATACCGACCCGGCCTGA
- a CDS encoding anaerobic ribonucleoside-triphosphate reductase activating protein, which yields MKIGGFQPFTLTDYPGEVAAVVFTQGCNLRCPFCHNKGLLEAGSGTDEEFKCILDFLRERKGILTGVVVTGGEPTIQKDLGKFLLSIKRLDYKVKLDTNGSMPEVLRGLLGAGIPDYVAMDVKAPWTKYNLATGRDWGVEAFQESVDLIATSGIRHHFRTTLVPGLIEGDDIEVIRKALPRGSRHVVQPYWDPKV from the coding sequence ATGAAAATAGGCGGATTTCAGCCCTTTACGCTCACCGATTATCCTGGAGAGGTTGCGGCCGTGGTCTTCACCCAGGGTTGCAACCTCCGCTGCCCATTTTGCCACAACAAGGGCCTTCTTGAGGCCGGATCGGGTACGGACGAAGAATTCAAGTGTATCCTGGATTTTCTCCGAGAGAGGAAGGGGATCCTCACGGGCGTTGTCGTAACCGGGGGCGAGCCCACCATTCAGAAAGATCTGGGCAAGTTCCTCCTGTCCATCAAAAGGCTCGATTACAAGGTGAAGCTCGACACCAACGGAAGCATGCCAGAAGTCCTGAGGGGGCTTTTGGGTGCAGGCATTCCAGACTACGTGGCCATGGACGTGAAGGCCCCATGGACGAAATACAATCTCGCGACCGGCAGGGATTGGGGCGTGGAGGCGTTTCAGGAGTCTGTCGATCTTATCGCGACGTCCGGGATCCGCCACCATTTTCGGACCACTTTGGTCCCTGGGCTCATCGAAGGCGACGACATCGAGGTCATCAGAAAGGCCCTGCCCCGCGGGTCCCGACACGTGGTCCAACCCTACTGGGACCCTAAGGTCTGA
- the cimA gene encoding citramalate synthase: protein MTTRRIEIYDTTLRDGTQAEDFTLSVEDKLRIAVRLDGLGVDYIEGGWPGSNPKDVQFFKEIQNYSLRHARITAFGSTHQAKNEPENDSNLQALVAARTPVVTIFGKTWDIHVRDALRISLERNLELIENSLSWLRPRVETLFYDAEHFFDGYKANPDYAIETVRRAKQAGAECIVLCDTNGGTLPTELVEIVRTVRERLGPETQLGIHCHNDADVAVANSLLSVTAGVTHIQGTMNGIGERCGNANLCSIIPGLVLKMGYTCQAGENLAKLTETSRYITEIANLRHNKYQPYVGLSAFAHKGGVHVSAVQRNPETYEHIRPELVGNVQRILVSDLSGKSTIIAKAREFGLDLDSHDPVLLDLVSQLKELEAQGFQFEGAEASFELLMRRAMGTSKKYFDLVGFRVIDQKTREDEPPQAEATVMIRVGGEIAHTAAVGNGPVNALDNAIRKALEAFYPQLRETSLIDYKVRVLPGTPGTGARVRVLIESRDEKDKWGTVGLSHDIIEASWQALVDGIRYKLLKNEKGDS, encoded by the coding sequence ATGACCACCCGTCGCATCGAGATCTACGACACCACCCTCAGAGATGGGACCCAGGCAGAGGATTTCACCCTTTCTGTCGAGGACAAGCTCAGAATCGCGGTGCGACTCGACGGGCTCGGAGTGGATTACATCGAGGGAGGATGGCCAGGATCCAACCCCAAGGACGTCCAGTTCTTTAAAGAGATCCAAAACTATTCCCTGCGACACGCGAGGATAACTGCCTTCGGTAGCACGCACCAGGCGAAGAACGAGCCGGAGAACGATTCAAATCTCCAGGCCTTGGTCGCGGCCCGCACTCCTGTCGTCACCATCTTCGGAAAGACCTGGGACATCCATGTCCGTGACGCCCTTCGCATCTCCCTCGAGCGCAACCTTGAACTCATCGAAAACTCCCTCTCCTGGCTCAGGCCGCGCGTCGAGACCCTCTTCTACGACGCAGAACACTTCTTTGACGGCTACAAGGCAAACCCTGATTACGCCATCGAGACCGTCCGGCGCGCCAAGCAAGCGGGGGCCGAGTGCATCGTACTCTGCGACACGAACGGCGGGACCTTGCCGACAGAGCTCGTGGAGATCGTACGCACTGTTCGGGAACGGCTCGGCCCCGAGACCCAGCTCGGCATCCACTGCCACAACGACGCCGACGTCGCTGTCGCGAACTCCCTCCTTTCGGTCACGGCCGGCGTAACACATATCCAGGGGACCATGAACGGAATCGGGGAGCGCTGCGGCAACGCCAACCTCTGTTCCATCATCCCCGGCCTCGTCCTCAAGATGGGCTACACGTGCCAGGCGGGAGAGAACCTCGCCAAGCTCACTGAGACCTCCCGCTACATCACAGAGATCGCCAACCTACGCCACAACAAGTATCAGCCCTACGTGGGGCTGAGCGCCTTTGCCCACAAGGGCGGGGTACATGTGAGCGCGGTCCAGAGAAACCCCGAGACCTACGAACACATCCGCCCGGAGCTCGTGGGAAACGTCCAGAGGATCCTCGTCTCCGACCTTTCGGGAAAGAGCACCATCATTGCCAAGGCCCGCGAGTTCGGCCTCGACCTCGACAGCCACGACCCTGTCCTGCTCGACCTGGTCTCCCAGCTCAAGGAACTCGAGGCCCAAGGCTTCCAGTTCGAGGGTGCCGAGGCCTCCTTCGAACTCCTCATGCGGCGCGCCATGGGCACGAGCAAGAAGTATTTCGATCTCGTCGGGTTTCGTGTCATCGACCAGAAAACCCGCGAGGATGAGCCTCCACAGGCAGAGGCCACGGTCATGATCCGGGTGGGGGGAGAGATAGCGCACACGGCGGCAGTTGGAAACGGCCCTGTCAATGCCCTCGACAACGCCATTCGAAAGGCCCTCGAAGCATTTTACCCCCAGCTTCGTGAGACAAGCCTCATCGACTACAAGGTCCGGGTTCTACCCGGCACCCCTGGAACCGGCGCCCGCGTAAGGGTCCTCATCGAATCCCGAGACGAAAAAGACAAGTGGGGAACGGTCGGGCTCTCCCATGACATCATAGAGGCAAGCTGGCAGGCCCTTGTGGACGGGATCCGTTATAAGCTCCTCAAAAATGAAAAGGGAGATAGCTGA